The Thamnophis elegans isolate rThaEle1 chromosome Z, rThaEle1.pri, whole genome shotgun sequence DNA window AGCCCTTGATTCATTCCCTGAAATTTTCAGGAAAATTTGTCTGCCTCCTGGAATGTCAAATGGACTGGTGTTCTATTTCTGTCAAGGGAACTGCTTAATTTCTTACAATAACAGTACCTGAGCTGTTTAGCACAAAGctaaagaggaaactcaaaatgaATAGCAACTActatttaatattatattattcccTAGAGAGTCAATTCCCTGCTTTCCTTCCACACATGCTCTTAGGATTCCATAGTGCTGtgatgaaaaacaaaagaaatcattTTTGGGATGGCCCTTTGGGGTCAATGGGATTAAGTATGACAGAGGACTCTCAGTGTGTATCCAAGCACCACATTACAAtggtgcctcctcctcctctttgtattTCACTTCACTCTCACTAACTATTTTGACTTTGATATTTAAataaatcatttctgatttttGCAAACATtggtccccctccccctttttaaatCCCTTGCAGGAAAAATCACTGGTCACACTTTGATTGATATTGGCACAGGCCCCACCATCTACCAGCTCCTCAGTGCCTGTGACTACTTTGAGGAGATTGTAGCCACCGACTTCCTGGAAGTGAACCGGACTTTCATTCACAACTGGGTGCACAATGAAGACAAGGATGGCTTTGACTGGTCCCCTTATATCCAGCATGTTTGTAAAATTGAGGGCAAAGGGTAAGAAACCGAGAGGGGACTTTGCTTTTGGATTTAGGGAAAAGCTATATATTCTTGGAATTTATGTCCACGTAAAAAATGGTTAAGAGGGACCCAACATGATTTGTGAGAAAAGAAAGCGAAAATTATATTGTACCTGGAAATATAAACCAGGAGCCAAACTGATTAATATGCCAATGTGTGATCAATGGGCTGCTGgagttcgcaggggtttgggataatctctagctaagattctgtgcagtttggagaacccacaaattccactcctggctggccccacccacctctcccctcccaggagtccccacatggcccattttggatgcaggtaagtgcaggacacgtgtggaggctcggggagggtgaaaaactgccaCACtgaaagttcaggaaggccagaatcaggcctctggagcctggagaggctgtttacaccctcccggaggcttgagaaaagcctccggagctcagggaggacaaaaactccTTAACACACCCGCTGTAGTGCAGGACGCCGACTAAGCGGTGCCcactatggccatgcccacccagcaaccaggcagagaacctcttggtaaaaattttgaatcccacccctgatctcaTGTAATACAGTGATTTGACACATGACTCCATTTCTATATTAGAATTAAACTTTCCATGTATCATAACAGCCATAAACCTGTTCcgcctcccttttttttctcttcctggtgACTATAGGGAGCCgtggaaggagaaagaacaaaagctgaaaaagaagctgaaaaagatCCTTCCTATTGACATCCATCAACCTGACCCACTGGGTTCTTTGTTCAGCCAGCCAGCTGATGCTTTGATTTCTACGTTTTGCCTAGAGGCTGCGAGCCCTGACCGCCCAAGCTTTGATAAAGCTTTTCAGAATGTCACCAGGCTCCTTAAACCTGGTGGCCA harbors:
- the PNMT gene encoding phenylethanolamine N-methyltransferase gives rise to the protein MNAIGVAAMAENYQRFDPLAYLQNNYVAPRANFTSEEFVVPWKLRCLADAFATGKITGHTLIDIGTGPTIYQLLSACDYFEEIVATDFLEVNRTFIHNWVHNEDKDGFDWSPYIQHVCKIEGKGEPWKEKEQKLKKKLKKILPIDIHQPDPLGSLFSQPADALISTFCLEAASPDRPSFDKAFQNVTRLLKPGGHFLMIGALEESFYLAGEVKLTVVPLSEVDIKESFAKNGYRIHDFHSYKMPPTLKIGVDDVQGIFFIHAQKFA